The following are encoded together in the Kribbella sp. CA-293567 genome:
- a CDS encoding acyl carrier protein, whose product MREEVREFVLAQLQDMNYDVEGIDDETTLGPAGVDLESLALADLSVRVEDKFGVRFSDDESEELALMTVGEFTTAVAGRVATQV is encoded by the coding sequence ATGAGGGAAGAGGTTCGCGAGTTCGTCCTCGCGCAGCTGCAGGACATGAACTACGACGTCGAGGGGATCGACGACGAGACCACCCTCGGCCCGGCCGGGGTCGATCTCGAGTCGCTCGCGCTGGCCGACCTGTCGGTGCGGGTCGAGGACAAGTTCGGCGTCCGGTTCTCCGACGACGAGTCCGAGGAGCTGGCCCTGATGACCGTCGGCGAGTTCACCACCGCGGTGGCCGGCCGGGTAGCGACGCAGGTCTGA